The DNA region AACACGGTCCGGCAATCGACGGTCGCCGGACGGCCGTCGCGCAGGTAATCGGCCACCGCTTCGCCCACGTCCACCGGCAGCGGCAACCGCTCAATCCGATGCCCTTTGCCCGTGACGACGAGCTCACCAGCACGCCAATCGATATCGTCAAGCCGCAAGGAGCAGACCTCACCCGGCCGCAACCCCAGTCGCGCCAGCAGCACAAGCATCGCGTAATCCCGCCGACCCATCGGGCTGCTGCGGTCGCAGCAAGCCAACAGCCGTGCGACCGCGTCGGGGTCCAAGCCCCGCGGCACGCCGAGACCTGTCCCGCCGGCCACCGACGGAACCGCCGACGCCAACGACGAGCCGATCACGCCGTCCACGTGCAGAAAGCCCAGCAGCGACCGCACCGCGGTCACGATCAGCTTCGCCGTTCCCACCGCACGTCCAGGGCACGACACCCGCACGAACCCGATGACATCGGCCGCGGTCAGCGACGCCACATCCAGTTCACCACCCGCCATCCGGCTCACGAGCAGCGGCCTCGTCAGATGGGCATACAACGCGGCAGTGGCAGCCGACAATCCCCGCTCACCCACCAGATAGCCGCGGTAGCGGGCCAACAGCGTCTCCACCGCCCCTCCCGGCTGCGGGTCCGGCTCCACCGGCGTCACACCCACCCCGCGCAGGTATTCGAGTAACGGCGTTAACGCTTTGGGAGACAACCACAACCGATAACCCGCAGCGCGTCGTGCGGCGAGGAAATCCGCCAGCACCGACGCCGTCAGTCCATCGGCGGCAAGGCCGCTCTGCATCATCCACCGGCTCAAATGCGCCATCAACTGCAGCTGATTAGCGCTCGCATTCGGCCGATACCCCAGCCGAACCAACTCGGCAGCAAAACCACTGCTGAACGCGGCCAGCGGCCCCGCCACCCGGACCCGATCCGGACTTCCCATGACGCCTCCTTCTCGTAATGAACAGAGAAGAAAAGCGTCGCGCGTCCGAGCGCCCGATTATGCCGACTTCAACAGCCCGCCCGGTCCCATCACCAGCGCAGACACCACCCAGATCGGCATAATCCGAACGTCGGCGTAATGGAACTTATGCCGACGTCGGCATAAGTTCCACTACACGACCAACCTGATGGCCGTCACTCCGAAGTCCTCCTGGCCGTGGGTCCGCACCCTGCTGCACTCGGTGTTCGACCAGCCGATTCTGAATCCGTTGCCGCACAATATGACCGGATCATCGACGCCCTGGCCGACAAGCTCCCCAAGACCGCTGAGCACCTGGAAGCCGCCCGGTCGGATCTGCTGGCGTTCACCAGCTTCCCCAAGCAGATCTGGCGCCAGATCTGGTCCAACAACCCCCAGGAGCGGCTCAATAGGGAGATCCGGCGGCGCACCGACGTCGTGGGCATCTTCCCCGACCGTGCCGCGCTGATCCGCCTCGTCGGCGCCGTGCTGGCCGAGCAACACGATGAATGGGCCGAGTCGCGGCGTTACCTCGGCCTCGACGTCCCGAGCAAATCACGCGCCGACAACAACTCACCGACCGAACAGGAGGACACCCCGGCGGCACTGACCGCCTGAACCATCACCTCGAAGAATCACACGACGACGTCGTACACCACGTCAGTGGACTTGACCTTATCGAAGCTGAACTGAGGGCGGAGCGAGCGCCGCAGCGGCCTCAACACGCGGGCGGCGGGGGGCGCTGACTGGGGCGACAGGGTTCGTGACT from Mycobacterium sp. DL includes:
- a CDS encoding site-specific integrase gives rise to the protein MGSPDRVRVAGPLAAFSSGFAAELVRLGYRPNASANQLQLMAHLSRWMMQSGLAADGLTASVLADFLAARRAAGYRLWLSPKALTPLLEYLRGVGVTPVEPDPQPGGAVETLLARYRGYLVGERGLSAATAALYAHLTRPLLVSRMAGGELDVASLTAADVIGFVRVSCPGRAVGTAKLIVTAVRSLLGFLHVDGVIGSSLASAVPSVAGGTGLGVPRGLDPDAVARLLACCDRSSPMGRRDYAMLVLLARLGLRPGEVCSLRLDDIDWRAGELVVTGKGHRIERLPLPVDVGEAVADYLRDGRPATVDCRTVFVRFRAPHRSLSVSGVTDTVHRTAARAGLGCIRARQLRHTAATAMVQAGAALPEVGQVLRHRRLLTTSIYAKVDIEGLRELARPWPGGAA